The Candidatus Deferrimicrobiaceae bacterium region GCGGATCATGACGACGATGGCCAACCCGATCGCGAGAATGTGATACTCGAAACCTTCCGTCCCCGCCGGGTAGATCGAGGACCAGTTCATGAAGAAGCCGACGTGCGAGTGGACCGTCGCGACGGCGACCGCCATGACGCAGAAGATCCCGAACGCCGCCACGCGGCTCAGGCAGCCGAAGATCAGCCCCAGCGCGCCGAGGAACTCGGCGGCGATCGCCAGAACCGCGAAGGGAGCGGGAATCCCCATCTTGGCGGTGAAGAAACCGTAGGTTCCCGATAAGCCGTACCCGCCGTACCAGCCGAGCACCTTCTGCGCGCCGTGTCCGAAGAAAACGATCCCGAGCGCGAGCCGGGCGACGGTATCCGCGTAATTGTCGGTCGTCGAAAGCAATTTTTTCAGCATTTATGGTCCCTCCCGCGTGTTTGGATGCGGCATGAACATCCTTCGTTGCCCTGAAATATCCCCGCTAGGCGGCATATTCCTCCGCCAGCCGGTGCATCATCGCGTGGAAGGCATCGTGGCGCCCGTGCCCGACCCGCTCCTCCTCGATCCGCGCGAAGGCGGCGGACAGCCCCGCCTGCGTCTCCGGTGACAGGAGCTGGTCGGCGAGCGGGTAGAGCACGTTGTCCTCCTTGCCGATGTGGCCCGTCAGCAGCCCGATGTAGTCCCGGGCTTGCGCGGCGAACGCGACGCCCCCGCTCGCTGCTCCTCCCGCATATTCCCGGGCGGCGGCGGACATCGCCCGGACGAACGCCCGCCCCTGCTCGTGCTCGAACAGCATCTGCCCGATCGGCCCGCCCTCCCGGGGCACGCCGGCCGCCTCCATCGCGGGGAACAGCTGCTCCTCCTCCTTCCCGTGATGGCAGGTGTCGACGAACACCTTGAGGAATTCGAGGATCTGCTCGAGGTGCTGCACGGGGACCGCCTGCCCCGCCGTCATCCTGCCGCACAGCCGGTCGATGATCCGCAGCATGACCTCGACGCCGCGATGCTCTTCCTTCAGCTCGTCCGTAGGCTTCATGATTTTCCCTCCAAAGGCTGATCTGCCGGGACCGGCACAGGCCGGATCGTCAAGAGATCGGTCACGGCGGTCACCACGCCCGCGAAGAAAAAGAGCCCCGCGAACAGGGTGACGCCCATCCACAGCCGCATGTAGGACTGCGCGGTCATGTATCCCAGCCCGAGCACCCGCTCGATGTAGGCCTGGAGCACGCCCGCGACGCCGAAGGTCAACCCCATGACCATCATGGCGATGCACATCAGCCAGAAAGCGACCTTTCCCCGGCGCGGGTCATAGACCTCGATCCCCTTTAACCGGGGCATCGCGAAGTAGAAGGTGGTCAGGTTGAGCAGCGCGTAGGCTCCGAAGAAGGCGAGGTGGCCGTGCGAGACCGTGACCTGCGACCCGTGCGTGTAGTA contains the following coding sequences:
- a CDS encoding hemerythrin domain-containing protein — its product is MKPTDELKEEHRGVEVMLRIIDRLCGRMTAGQAVPVQHLEQILEFLKVFVDTCHHGKEEEQLFPAMEAAGVPREGGPIGQMLFEHEQGRAFVRAMSAAAREYAGGAASGGVAFAAQARDYIGLLTGHIGKEDNVLYPLADQLLSPETQAGLSAAFARIEEERVGHGRHDAFHAMMHRLAEEYAA
- a CDS encoding DoxX family protein, whose translation is MLKKLLSTTDNYADTVARLALGIVFFGHGAQKVLGWYGGYGLSGTYGFFTAKMGIPAPFAVLAIAAEFLGALGLIFGCLSRVAAFGIFCVMAVAVATVHSHVGFFMNWSSIYPAGTEGFEYHILAIGLAIVVMIRGAGPLSIDGALSGTR